A stretch of Corvus hawaiiensis isolate bCorHaw1 chromosome 8, bCorHaw1.pri.cur, whole genome shotgun sequence DNA encodes these proteins:
- the CALHM2 gene encoding calcium homeostasis modulator protein 2 yields MAALVAENFRFLSLFFKSKDVMIFNGLVALGTVGSEELFSVVAFNCPCSPARNYIYGLAAIGVPALALFLIGVIWNNHTWNLVAECHKRGTKNFSAAATFLLFGSIMGRASVAPITWSVISLLRGEAYICALSEFVKPSSLDKFPSEYGAEVLAKFPCRDVPANLTKFRDEVTRRLRYESQLFGWLLIGIVAVLVFLTKCLKHCCSPLSYRQEAYWAQYRSNEDKLFRRTAEVHSRILAAKNVKQFFGFVALDKEEKELVQEFPVEGVQPSPQWNAITGVYIYRENKGFPLYSRLHKWAKGVEGNGPTPEGHELLFLAS; encoded by the exons ATGGCCGCCCTCGTCGCTGAGAACTTCCGCTTCCTCTCCTTGTTCTTCAAGAGCAAAGATGTGATGATCTTCAATGGTTtggtggccctggggacagtggggagtGAGGAGCTCTTCTCAGTTGTTGCCTTCAATTGCCCCTGCTCCCCTGCCCGCAACTACATCTATGGGCTGGCGGCCATCGGTGTCCCGGCCCTGGCCCTCTTCCTCATTGGTGTCATCTGGAACAACCACACTTGGAACCTGGTGGCTGAGTGCCACAAGCGTGGCACCaaaaatttctctgctgctgccaccttCCTCCTCTTCGGCTCCATAATGGGCCGGGCATCCGTGGCACCCATCACTTGGTCGGTCATCTCGCTGCTGCGTGGGGAAGCTTACATCTGTGCCCTCAGCGAGTTTGTCAAGCCATCCTCCCTGGACAAGTTTCCATCTGAGTATGGGGCCGAGGTGCTGGCCAAGTTCCCCTGTAGAGACGTCCCAGCAAACCTCACCAAGTTCAGGGACGAGGTGACACGGAGGCTGAGATACGAGTCCCAG ctctttGGCTGGCTGCTCATCGGCATTGTTGCGGTCCTGGTTTTCCTCACCAAGTGCCTGAAGCACTGCTGCTCGCCGCTGAGCTACCGGCAGGAGGCCTACTGGGCCCAGTACCGCTCCAACGAGGACAAGCTCTTCCGACGCACGGCCGAGGTCCACTCCAGGATCCTGGCAGCCAAGAACGTGAAACAGTTCTTTGGCTTTGTGGCACTGGAcaaagaggagaaggagctggtgCAGGAGTTCCCAGTGGAGGGTGTCCAGCCGAGCCCCCAGTGGAATGCCATCACAGGCGTCTACATCTACCGGGAGAACAAGGGCTTCCCCCTCTACAGCCGCCTCCACAAATGGGCCAAAGGGGTGGAAGGGAACGGGCCAACCCCAGAAGGCCACGAACTGCTGTTTTTGGCTTCCTAA